The proteins below come from a single Desulfomicrobium escambiense DSM 10707 genomic window:
- a CDS encoding OmpP1/FadL family transporter codes for MRRWIVGLALALLPWQAWAAGYGIYEWSARGNALGGAMVARDADPSAVAYNPAAITDLPGDQFQLGFTAVAPSGTMEVHEAGLESMDFEDHVWPLPTMYYTKQLSDNYWFGMGMFSRVGLGTDYEDPDTWAGRYSCSYAAIKSVSFTPNLAMKFSDAFSLAVGVDMTYLDFGYHMTSDASLTPTYNPATNLTDIKQEISADGWGYGMNLAARYRPYDWLAFGILWRSEIQLTVDGEAEFTQKGVVPLSVAHLKDSIDVSGTEPVPESVTMGVMVKPMDRLSLEFDAVWTNWSAYKELVIEYDELLPSGKDKATAPKNWSNAWRFEFGAEYALTDTVDLRAGYVYDQSPVNDDYEDFAVPCTDRQIVTLGAGWTFQDAWTVDVSYGYLWMKDRDYEPREPKDGIVDLTREDSHAHMAGLSLTYRF; via the coding sequence ATGCGCAGATGGATCGTGGGCTTGGCGTTGGCGCTTTTGCCGTGGCAGGCATGGGCGGCGGGATACGGTATCTACGAATGGAGCGCCAGGGGCAACGCCCTGGGCGGGGCGATGGTGGCCAGGGATGCCGACCCTTCGGCCGTGGCCTACAACCCTGCGGCCATCACGGATCTGCCTGGCGATCAGTTCCAACTTGGCTTCACGGCCGTGGCTCCTTCGGGGACCATGGAAGTCCACGAGGCGGGCCTCGAAAGCATGGATTTCGAGGATCATGTCTGGCCTCTGCCGACCATGTATTACACCAAGCAACTCTCGGACAACTACTGGTTCGGCATGGGCATGTTCTCGCGCGTGGGCCTGGGCACGGACTACGAAGACCCCGACACCTGGGCCGGACGCTACAGCTGCTCCTACGCGGCCATCAAGTCCGTGAGCTTCACGCCCAACCTGGCCATGAAGTTCTCCGACGCCTTCTCCCTGGCCGTGGGCGTGGACATGACCTATCTGGATTTTGGGTACCACATGACCTCGGACGCAAGTTTAACTCCTACATACAACCCCGCAACGAACTTGACCGATATCAAACAGGAAATCTCGGCTGACGGATGGGGGTACGGTATGAACCTAGCGGCCCGCTACCGCCCCTATGATTGGCTTGCTTTCGGCATCCTGTGGCGCAGCGAGATCCAGCTCACGGTCGACGGGGAGGCCGAATTCACGCAGAAGGGCGTCGTTCCTCTCTCTGTGGCGCATCTCAAGGACAGCATCGATGTCTCCGGCACCGAGCCCGTGCCCGAGTCCGTGACCATGGGCGTCATGGTCAAGCCCATGGATCGTCTGAGCCTGGAGTTCGACGCGGTGTGGACCAACTGGAGCGCCTACAAGGAACTGGTCATCGAGTACGATGAACTCCTGCCCAGTGGAAAAGACAAAGCCACGGCCCCCAAGAACTGGAGCAACGCCTGGCGCTTCGAATTCGGCGCAGAATACGCCCTGACGGATACCGTGGACCTGCGCGCCGGCTACGTCTACGACCAGTCCCCGGTCAACGACGACTACGAGGACTTCGCCGTGCCCTGCACCGACCGCCAGATCGTGACCCTGGGCGCGGGCTGGACCTTCCAGGACGCCTGGACCGTGGACGTGTCCTACGGCTACCTATGGATGAAGGACCGTGATTACGAGCCGCGGGAGCCCAAGGACGGCATCGTGGATCTGACCCGCGAGGACTCCCACGCCCATATGGCCGGCCTGAGCCTGACCTACAGGTTCTAG
- a CDS encoding HDOD domain-containing protein, with protein MHAHSVRRLAQIDFNIPGIKNVGMELMKLLNAADPDMDAIARTIELDPALFGSVLACANSPLFCGVSEIIDLRVAINRLGLKEIRRIVFHVVLESAFRSDNADINKLLRNIWAQNLAVSLTMQRLVPECPQVAALPVEMVTLIYPLGLMHVIGIPVLIINRYTAFARFIREDMTRPLPEIYERERELFDGFDHFELGAELVKRWAFPDFVPEVIATYNLPDPALDKDTRTLHSLLRHARHLAQEWGYAALPSAPEGYWLQGNVFDLGHVDLQKLALDVKEQMGRIVQMFS; from the coding sequence ATGCATGCGCATTCGGTCAGAAGACTCGCACAGATCGATTTCAACATCCCCGGCATCAAGAACGTCGGGATGGAACTCATGAAGCTTTTGAACGCTGCGGATCCCGACATGGATGCCATCGCCCGCACCATAGAGCTGGACCCGGCCCTCTTCGGCTCCGTCCTGGCCTGCGCGAACTCACCCCTCTTCTGCGGCGTCTCGGAGATCATCGACCTGCGCGTGGCCATCAACCGGCTGGGCCTGAAGGAGATCCGGCGCATCGTCTTCCACGTGGTCCTGGAATCCGCCTTCCGCTCGGACAACGCCGACATCAACAAGCTCCTGCGGAACATCTGGGCCCAGAACCTGGCCGTTTCCCTGACCATGCAGCGGCTCGTTCCGGAATGCCCGCAGGTCGCGGCCCTGCCCGTCGAGATGGTGACCCTCATCTACCCCCTGGGGCTCATGCACGTCATCGGCATCCCCGTGCTGATCATCAACAGGTACACGGCCTTCGCCAGATTCATCCGCGAGGACATGACCCGTCCCTTGCCCGAGATATACGAACGGGAGCGGGAGCTTTTCGACGGCTTCGACCACTTCGAACTCGGCGCGGAGCTGGTCAAACGCTGGGCGTTCCCGGACTTCGTGCCGGAGGTGATCGCAACCTACAACCTGCCCGACCCGGCCCTGGACAAGGACACGCGCACGCTCCACTCCCTGCTGCGCCATGCCCGCCACCTCGCCCAGGAATGGGGCTACGCGGCCCTGCCCAGCGCCCCGGAGGGCTACTGGCTCCAAGGCAACGTTTTCGATCTCGGCCACGTCGACCTGCAGAAGCTCGCCCTGGACGTCAAAGAACAGATGGGCAGGATCGTGCAGATGTTTTCCTGA
- a CDS encoding phosphate/phosphite/phosphonate ABC transporter substrate-binding protein, whose amino-acid sequence MIVRFLLFFLLSCLFACSEDEPVVKVDMSRVESVAPPGTTEAITYAYLPQYSHSVSFERHRRLLEYLRHKTGLSLRQIFPNTFAEHIKMVERGEIDISFTNPFVYISLARLGSEAFARIVEADTGADFQGQVIVRADNPAINRLEDCRGKRLIAVDPNSAGGYLYPMGLFYDHGITRQDFHEVSFATGSGGRQEAVVLAVYAGAYDVGTIRKGTLDVVRDKIDLDQIRVLAESRPYPGWVYSARKGFDPVARDKIAKAMLGLQISNHDHAKILSAAGMIDIIPARDEDFRPIRDLISRLHLNENAQ is encoded by the coding sequence ATGATCGTGCGTTTCCTCCTTTTTTTTCTCCTGTCCTGCCTGTTCGCGTGTTCGGAGGACGAGCCCGTGGTCAAGGTGGACATGTCGAGGGTGGAGAGCGTCGCCCCCCCCGGGACGACGGAAGCCATCACGTACGCCTATCTGCCCCAGTATTCCCATTCCGTCTCCTTCGAACGTCACCGCAGGCTGCTGGAATATCTGCGCCACAAGACCGGGCTTTCCCTGCGCCAGATATTCCCCAATACCTTCGCCGAGCACATCAAGATGGTCGAGAGGGGCGAGATCGACATCTCCTTCACCAATCCCTTCGTCTACATCTCCCTGGCCCGTCTGGGTTCGGAGGCCTTCGCCCGCATCGTCGAGGCCGACACCGGCGCGGACTTCCAGGGCCAGGTCATCGTGCGGGCGGACAACCCGGCCATCAACCGCCTGGAGGATTGCCGGGGCAAGAGGCTCATCGCCGTGGACCCCAATTCCGCCGGCGGCTATCTCTACCCCATGGGCCTTTTCTACGACCACGGCATCACCCGCCAGGATTTCCACGAAGTCTCCTTCGCCACGGGTTCCGGCGGCCGCCAGGAGGCGGTCGTGCTGGCCGTGTATGCGGGGGCCTACGATGTCGGCACCATCCGCAAGGGAACCTTGGACGTGGTGCGGGACAAAATCGACCTGGACCAGATACGCGTCCTGGCCGAAAGCCGGCCCTATCCGGGCTGGGTCTATTCCGCGCGCAAGGGGTTCGACCCGGTCGCCAGGGACAAGATCGCCAAGGCCATGCTGGGGTTGCAGATCAGCAATCATGATCATGCGAAGATTCTCTCGGCTGCAGGCATGATCGACATCATCCCCGCCCGCGATGAGGACTTCCGCCCCATCCGCGACCTGATATCGCGCCTGCATCTGAACGAGAATGCGCAATGA
- a CDS encoding ATP-binding protein translates to MTGRISRLKFETKLNLGIIAIVLGMAVFLLPVVARMTSSALVAENKLRGAALAESLAARAVNPLLSQDYLTLRNMVGETGDVVYAFVMNADDRVVTHSFIKGFPVELIAANVVASGEKVRVQLIDTGEIFIYDFAAPILVSGERIGTVRVGLSKSRLSATTKQFISALATMFGGVLLAAMALGSVFARTVTRRLARLRSHAEELVGGSLDNLSVLPGEHFCWEIMSCNEKSCPAHHDLVRRCWLVPDTKCAGHACKLGPKPASCRDCPVFLQSVGDEIQDLAESLDFMAFTLRDHIRGLRQAEQTLTNQQRLLSTVLDMNPDLISLVDTRMIYQTCNRAFAQSVGRSVEEIQGLNDFHLFPEDEAERRNLEGREVLLTGGRVDRQEKVEALGGVKWFHVVQIPVQDESGRIVGLLRMDRDVTDIKEYEQQLIQAQKMESIGKLAGGVAHEINTPLGIILGYAQLLKEDAPVDSQLSQDLAIIEKQTKVCRKIVADLLGFSRQGESEKREMCFNNSVMEAISLVRHSFALDHVDIVTRLDDSFPIIYGDPEKLKQIWINLLTNAKDAMPESGGVIVVRTKLKTPQGIVTLEVADSGSGIDEATAKKIFDPFFTTKSVGKGTGLGLSVSFGIVKDHMGDIRVDSPLPEDFDLPPLPAGATSGPGTIFTVDIPLDHCTFP, encoded by the coding sequence ATGACGGGCCGCATCTCCCGCCTGAAATTCGAAACCAAGCTGAACCTGGGCATTATAGCCATCGTCCTCGGCATGGCCGTTTTCCTGCTGCCCGTCGTGGCGCGCATGACGTCCTCGGCCCTGGTGGCGGAGAACAAGCTGCGCGGAGCGGCCCTGGCCGAGAGCCTGGCGGCCAGGGCCGTCAACCCGCTCCTGTCTCAGGATTACCTGACCCTGCGCAACATGGTCGGGGAGACAGGGGACGTGGTCTACGCCTTCGTCATGAACGCGGACGACCGGGTCGTCACCCATTCCTTCATCAAGGGGTTTCCCGTGGAGCTCATCGCGGCGAATGTCGTGGCGAGCGGAGAAAAGGTCAGGGTGCAGCTCATCGATACCGGCGAGATTTTCATCTATGACTTCGCCGCGCCCATCCTCGTTTCGGGCGAGCGCATCGGCACGGTCCGCGTAGGCCTGTCCAAGTCGCGCCTGAGCGCCACCACCAAGCAGTTCATCTCCGCCCTGGCCACCATGTTCGGCGGTGTCCTGCTGGCCGCCATGGCTCTCGGCAGCGTTTTCGCCCGCACGGTGACGCGGCGGCTGGCGCGCTTGCGCTCCCACGCCGAGGAACTTGTCGGCGGGAGCCTCGACAATCTTTCCGTCCTGCCCGGCGAGCATTTCTGCTGGGAGATCATGAGCTGCAACGAAAAAAGCTGCCCGGCGCACCACGACCTCGTGCGCAGGTGCTGGCTGGTGCCCGACACCAAGTGCGCCGGCCATGCCTGCAAGCTCGGCCCCAAGCCCGCCAGCTGCCGGGACTGCCCGGTCTTCCTGCAGTCCGTCGGCGACGAGATCCAGGACCTGGCCGAGTCCCTCGACTTCATGGCCTTCACCCTGCGCGACCACATCCGCGGGCTGCGGCAGGCCGAGCAGACCCTGACCAACCAGCAGCGGCTCCTGTCCACGGTGCTGGACATGAATCCGGACCTCATCTCCCTGGTGGACACGCGCATGATCTACCAGACCTGCAACCGGGCCTTCGCCCAGAGCGTGGGCAGGAGCGTGGAGGAGATACAGGGCCTGAACGACTTCCATCTCTTCCCCGAAGACGAGGCCGAGCGCCGCAACCTCGAAGGCCGCGAGGTGCTGCTCACGGGCGGCCGCGTGGACCGGCAGGAAAAGGTGGAGGCTCTGGGCGGGGTCAAGTGGTTCCATGTGGTCCAGATCCCGGTGCAGGACGAGTCCGGCCGCATCGTGGGGCTTTTGCGCATGGACCGGGACGTCACGGACATCAAGGAGTACGAGCAGCAACTGATCCAGGCCCAGAAGATGGAATCCATCGGCAAGCTGGCCGGGGGCGTGGCCCACGAGATCAACACGCCGTTGGGGATCATCCTCGGCTACGCCCAGCTCCTCAAGGAGGACGCGCCCGTCGACAGCCAGCTCAGCCAGGACCTGGCCATCATCGAGAAGCAGACCAAGGTCTGCCGCAAGATCGTGGCCGATCTCCTGGGCTTTTCCCGGCAGGGCGAATCCGAGAAGCGCGAGATGTGCTTCAACAACTCCGTCATGGAGGCCATTTCCCTGGTCCGGCATTCCTTCGCCCTGGATCATGTGGACATCGTGACCCGTCTGGACGACAGCTTTCCCATCATTTACGGCGATCCCGAGAAGCTCAAGCAGATCTGGATCAATCTGCTGACCAACGCCAAGGACGCCATGCCCGAGTCCGGCGGCGTCATCGTGGTCAGGACCAAGCTCAAGACGCCCCAGGGCATCGTCACGCTGGAGGTGGCCGACAGCGGGTCGGGCATCGACGAGGCGACGGCCAAGAAGATCTTCGACCCCTTCTTCACCACCAAGTCCGTGGGCAAGGGGACGGGGCTCGGGCTTTCCGTGTCCTTCGGCATCGTCAAGGACCACATGGGGGACATCCGGGTGGACAGCCCCCTGCCGGAGGACTTCGACCTGCCGCCGCTGCCGGCCGGGGCGACCAGCGGTCCGGGGACGATTTTTACGGTGGACATCCCTCTGGACCACTGCACCTTTCCCTGA
- a CDS encoding response regulator has translation MASIIVLDDVSDAGVLVKRILERQGHQVTAFTEEEDAIRHVAKGGTTLAILDIKLKKMTGVEVLAELKKHDPGIRVIMLTGYPTLETARESLKLGASEYCVKPIDKEELESKVAEVLKSGPQG, from the coding sequence ATGGCTTCGATCATAGTCCTGGATGACGTTTCCGATGCGGGAGTGCTGGTGAAGAGGATTCTGGAACGCCAGGGTCATCAGGTCACGGCCTTCACCGAAGAGGAGGATGCCATCCGGCACGTGGCCAAGGGCGGGACCACCTTGGCCATCCTCGACATCAAGCTGAAGAAGATGACGGGCGTGGAGGTCCTGGCCGAGCTGAAGAAGCACGATCCCGGCATCCGGGTCATCATGCTGACGGGGTACCCCACGCTGGAAACGGCGCGCGAATCCCTCAAGCTCGGAGCCAGCGAATATTGCGTCAAGCCCATCGACAAAGAGGAGCTGGAGTCCAAGGTAGCTGAAGTCCTGAAAAGCGGGCCCCAGGGCTGA
- a CDS encoding PEP/pyruvate-binding domain-containing protein, with protein sequence MIASRLLRHWFTRLLAPNRHIREKYEHFKELLRSDSRALDLVADLDAHLYGHDPADMARIRFLLGELTQGVGEMADRLCLMNPQAYESLPENLDRISAEISRLVTQPPPAADPPYVLSLDEACDHAGQAGGKAANLSFARRHGVPTPPGFVVTASAFVRYLRDNALEEEVERHFRDISLSNHDAIVRVTGELQELILAAEVPSDVAAEIMDALRSSGLEGRRLAVRSSAVAEDGEISFAGQYASELDVAPGDVLGAYKRVLAGKYCPRAVAYRVRHGLTDFDTAMAVLVLPMVRARAAGVVYTRDPACAAVGGKAVGVYVVGGLAANLVDGSATPGKHYLSREAQPDILMGCACESAPMVDDAVLRELGAWCMRLENVFDEPQDVEWALDTDGLVILQSRRLQQDEDREAFSSEEAKAAPLLMSELDCASPGAACGPVFHVASGADFRSIPPGSVVVTASLRPALSQFLDRIAGIVAGSGSRASHLASVARERGVPVVVGCGPGVLGEGEVVTVDGGAGKIFAGCLPGVMAQSRDVERMHARIRAGNEDLAAVAVHLGLIDPDADNFTPEGCRSLHDVVRFCHEKSVAEMFSLVGRGGRGLGRSRRLATDLPLVMYVLDLGGGLSPQAGGKGPVDVEHLDSAPLRAMWDGLADGRVTWDSGQLHVDWEEFDRVSSGIFRMDSRILASYAIIAREYMHLNIRFGYHFSIVDALCGDTPGANYVKFRFKGGGAALNQRAYRLIFVRDVLERFGYETVIRGDMLDASLARVGMEETARALHALGLVLAVTRLMDIRLSDVPQAKREAASFMQSFFPEAAHE encoded by the coding sequence ATGATCGCGTCACGTCTGCTGCGTCACTGGTTCACCCGCCTGCTGGCTCCCAACCGTCATATCCGGGAGAAGTACGAACACTTCAAGGAGTTGCTGCGCAGCGACTCCAGGGCGCTGGACCTCGTCGCCGACCTCGACGCGCATCTCTACGGGCACGACCCGGCCGACATGGCGCGGATCAGGTTTCTGCTCGGGGAACTGACCCAGGGCGTGGGCGAGATGGCCGACCGCCTCTGTCTCATGAACCCGCAGGCGTATGAATCCCTGCCCGAGAATCTGGACCGGATCTCCGCGGAGATATCGAGGCTCGTGACGCAACCGCCTCCCGCCGCGGATCCCCCGTATGTCCTGAGCCTCGACGAGGCCTGCGACCATGCCGGACAGGCCGGGGGCAAGGCTGCCAACCTGTCCTTCGCGCGCCGTCACGGCGTTCCGACCCCTCCGGGGTTCGTGGTCACGGCCTCGGCCTTTGTCCGCTACCTGCGCGACAATGCCCTGGAAGAGGAGGTCGAACGCCATTTTCGGGACATATCCCTCTCCAACCACGACGCCATCGTGCGCGTGACCGGGGAGCTGCAGGAGCTGATTCTCGCCGCCGAAGTCCCCTCGGACGTCGCCGCGGAGATCATGGACGCGCTGCGGAGCAGCGGCCTGGAGGGTCGGCGCCTGGCCGTGCGATCGAGCGCCGTGGCCGAGGACGGGGAGATCTCCTTCGCCGGGCAGTACGCCAGCGAACTCGACGTGGCCCCCGGCGACGTCCTGGGCGCCTACAAGCGGGTCCTGGCCGGGAAGTACTGCCCCCGCGCCGTGGCCTACCGCGTGCGGCACGGCCTGACGGACTTCGACACGGCCATGGCGGTGCTGGTCCTGCCCATGGTCCGCGCCCGGGCCGCGGGCGTGGTCTACACCCGCGACCCGGCCTGCGCCGCGGTGGGCGGGAAGGCCGTGGGCGTGTACGTCGTCGGTGGCCTGGCCGCAAACCTGGTCGACGGTTCGGCCACGCCGGGCAAACACTACCTCTCGCGGGAGGCGCAGCCGGACATCCTCATGGGCTGCGCCTGCGAAAGCGCGCCGATGGTCGACGACGCCGTGCTGCGGGAACTGGGGGCGTGGTGCATGCGCCTGGAGAACGTTTTCGACGAGCCTCAGGACGTGGAATGGGCCCTGGACACCGACGGCCTCGTCATCCTGCAGTCGAGGCGCCTCCAGCAGGACGAGGACCGAGAGGCCTTTTCCTCCGAGGAGGCCAAGGCGGCCCCGCTGCTCATGTCGGAACTGGACTGCGCCTCGCCAGGGGCGGCGTGCGGTCCGGTCTTTCACGTGGCCTCGGGGGCGGACTTCCGTTCCATCCCGCCGGGTTCCGTGGTTGTGACCGCTTCGCTGCGGCCGGCCCTTTCGCAGTTCCTGGACCGCATCGCCGGCATCGTGGCCGGCAGCGGAAGCCGGGCCAGCCACTTGGCCTCCGTGGCTCGTGAGCGCGGGGTGCCCGTCGTGGTGGGGTGCGGACCGGGCGTGCTTGGCGAAGGGGAGGTGGTGACCGTGGACGGCGGCGCCGGAAAGATCTTTGCCGGCTGCCTGCCGGGCGTCATGGCGCAAAGCCGCGACGTCGAGAGAATGCACGCCAGAATTCGGGCCGGGAACGAAGACTTGGCCGCCGTGGCGGTCCATCTCGGCCTGATCGACCCGGACGCGGATAATTTCACGCCCGAGGGGTGCCGGTCCCTGCACGACGTGGTCCGTTTCTGCCACGAGAAGAGCGTGGCCGAGATGTTCTCCCTGGTCGGCAGGGGCGGCAGGGGTTTGGGTCGGTCGCGCAGGCTGGCCACGGATCTGCCCCTTGTCATGTACGTCCTGGACCTGGGAGGGGGGCTTTCGCCGCAGGCCGGGGGCAAAGGGCCAGTGGACGTCGAGCACTTGGACAGCGCTCCGCTGCGCGCCATGTGGGACGGGCTGGCCGACGGGCGCGTGACTTGGGACAGCGGCCAGCTGCATGTGGACTGGGAGGAGTTCGACCGGGTCAGCTCGGGCATCTTTCGCATGGATTCCAGGATTCTCGCCAGCTACGCCATCATCGCCAGGGAATACATGCACCTGAACATTCGTTTCGGATACCACTTTTCCATCGTCGACGCGCTGTGCGGCGACACGCCCGGGGCGAATTACGTCAAATTCCGCTTCAAGGGCGGCGGGGCCGCCCTGAACCAGCGCGCCTACCGGCTGATCTTCGTGCGCGATGTCCTGGAGCGGTTCGGATACGAGACCGTCATCCGGGGGGACATGCTCGACGCGTCCCTGGCCCGCGTGGGCATGGAGGAGACGGCAAGGGCCCTGCACGCCTTGGGCCTTGTCCTTGCCGTGACGCGGCTCATGGACATCCGGCTCTCGGATGTGCCGCAGGCCAAGCGGGAAGCGGCCTCCTTCATGCAGAGCTTTTTTCCGGAGGCCGCCCATGAGTGA